One region of Armigeres subalbatus isolate Guangzhou_Male chromosome 3, GZ_Asu_2, whole genome shotgun sequence genomic DNA includes:
- the LOC134225895 gene encoding protein transport protein Sec61 subunit alpha-like: protein MGIKFLEIIKPFCSILPEIAKPERKIQFREKVLWTAITLFIFLVCCQIPLFGIMSSDSADPFYWIRVILASNRGTLMELGISPIVTSGLIMQLLAGAKIIEVGDTPKDRALFNGAQKLFGMVITIGQAIVYVMTGMYGDPAEIGAGVCLLIIIQLFVAGLIVLLLDELLQKGYGLGSGISLFIATNICETIVWKAFSPATVNAGRGTEFEGAVIALFHLLATRQDKVRGLREAFYRQNLPNLMNLLATVLVFAVVIYFQGFRVDLPIKSTRYRGQYSSYPIKLFYTSNIPIILQSALVSNLYVISQMLAVKFHGNLLVNLLGTWADVSGGGPARAYPIGGLCYYLSPPESLSHILQDPIHALLYIVFMLGSCAFFSKTWIDVSGSSAKDVAKQLKEQQMIMRGHRESSMIHELNRYIPTAAAFGGLCIGALSVTADFMGAIGSGTGILLAVTIIYQYFEIFVKEQSEMGGMGTLLF, encoded by the exons ATGGGAA taAAATTCCTGGAAATCATCAAACCGTTCTGCAGTATTCTGCCGGAGATTGCCAAACCGGAGCGAAAGATTCAGTTCCGGGAGAAGGTACTATGGACGGCAATTACGCTCTTTATCTTCCTGGTGTGCTGCCAGATTCCACTGTTCGGTATCATGAGCTCGGATTCGGCTGATCCCTTCTACTGGATTCGTGTAATTCTGGCATCGAACAGAGGCACGTTGATGGAACTCGGAATTTCGCCAATTGTCACATCCGGATTGATTATGCAGCTGCTGGCTGGTGCGAAGATTATTGAAGTCGGTGACACACCGAAGGATCGGGCTCTGTTTAATGGAGCTCAGAAGTTGTTCGGAATGGTGATTACGATTGGACAGGCCATTGTGTACGTCATGACCGGAATGTACGGTGATCCGGCGGAGATCGGAGCCGGTGTTTGTCTGCTGATCATCATTCAGCTGTTCGTGGCTGGATTGATTGTGCTGTTGCTGGATGAGTTGCTGCAGAAGGGTTACGGGTTGGGATCTGGAATTTCGCTGTTCATTGCGACTAACATTTGCGAGACGATCGTGTGGAAGGCGTTCTCCCCGGCCACGGTTAATGCCGGACGCGGTACGGAATTCGAGGGTGCTGTAATTGCGCTGTTCCATCTGTTGGCCACCCGCCAGGATAAGGTTCGCGGGCTACGAGAGGCTTTCTACCGTCAGAATCTTCCCAATTTGATGAACCTGCTGGCGACGGTGCTGGTGTTTGCGGTGGTTATTTACTTCCAGGGCTTCCGCGTGGATCTACCGATCAAGTCGACCCGCTACCGCGGCCAATACAGCAGCTATCCGATCAAGCTTTTCTACACGAGCAATATTCCGATCATCCTGCAGTCGGCGCTGGTTTCGAATCTTTACGTCATTTCTCAG ATGTTGGCGGTAAAATTCCACGGCAACCTGCTCGTTAATCTGCTCGGAACGTGGGCCGATGTGAGTGGCGGTGGCCCCGCCCGTGCCTACCCCATCGGTGGACTCTGTTACTACCTATCGCCACCGGAAAGCCTCTCGCACATCCTCCAGGATCCGATCCACGCCCTCCTCTACATCGTGTTCATGCTCGGTAGTTGTGCTTTCTTCTCGAAAACCTGGATCGATGTGTCCGGCAGCTCGGCCAAGGACGTGGCCAAGCAACTAAAGGAACAGCAGATGATTATGCGTGGCCATCGGGAGAGTTCGATGATTCACGAACTGAACCGGTACATTCCGACGGCGGCTGCCTTCGGTGGGCTGTGCATCGGTGCTTTGTCGGTGACGGCCGATTTTATGGGAGCCATCGGGTCCGGAACCGGTATCCTGCTGGCCGTCACCATCATCTACCAGTACTTTGAGATCTTCGTCAAGGAGCAGAGCGAGATGGGTGGAATGGGAACGTTACTGTTCTAA